The Gloeobacter morelensis MG652769 genome contains the following window.
AGGGGGCCCCGGCTCTATTCCCGCTCAGGAGCATGAAGATGAGTATCGACAGCCTCTTTAGATTGACCGGTCATAGCAGTTGGATCGCCGAACATCCCACTCCGCAGGGAGTCATCGAATTTATCGGTGGCGCCTTGCTTGGCAACGCTCCGATCATCAGTTACGACTATTTCTTGCGCAGCCTCTACGACGCCGGTTACACCGTGATCGCCATTGGCTTTCGCTTCGGTTTGAACCACCAGAAAGTGGCCGAGCAACTGCTTGTCGAACAAGACCAGATCTTGAATTCCCTTGCCGAGGTACAGCGGCGGGTGCCAAGGTTCTGGGTGGGGCATAGCCTCGGCTGTAAATATCTGTTGTTGTTGGAATCGAGCGGCAAAATTATGGATCAGCCGTCGCTGCTGATCGCCCCGGATATTTCGGACACCGCTGAAGCCGTGCCGCTGCCCTGGCTTGCGGATTTGCTCGATTCGGTCGGCGCCGGGGTCACGCCCACCCGCGAGCAAACCGCGCTGTTGCTTGAAAACTCCGCCCTGTTCAATCTGACGGCGCTGATATCGTTTACGGACGATACCATCGCGGGCAACCAGCACACCCCGCCCGAGCGCAGCGACGTTGCGTTGTTCGTTCGGGAACTGGAAGCCCACCGCAGCCGCACCTTGATCAAAGCCGAA
Protein-coding sequences here:
- a CDS encoding DUF1350 family protein gives rise to the protein MSIDSLFRLTGHSSWIAEHPTPQGVIEFIGGALLGNAPIISYDYFLRSLYDAGYTVIAIGFRFGLNHQKVAEQLLVEQDQILNSLAEVQRRVPRFWVGHSLGCKYLLLLESSGKIMDQPSLLIAPDISDTAEAVPLPWLADLLDSVGAGVTPTREQTALLLENSALFNLTALISFTDDTIAGNQHTPPERSDVALFVRELEAHRSRTLIKAELPGGHFEIAGLRASLDSEDYLIDIDPRDGFLEKRADRSLEPLALAFLAQLQSKLARLAPVDGPLPTGPLGTSGSATPGGGGGSAR